The Buteo buteo chromosome 23, bButBut1.hap1.1, whole genome shotgun sequence genome includes a window with the following:
- the NRARP gene encoding notch-regulated ankyrin repeat-containing protein, protein MSQSEVSPCAAPPPSQRVFQEAVRRGNTKELQSLLQNMTNCEFNVNSFGPEGQTALHQSVIDGNLELVKLLVKFGADIRLANRDGWSALHIAAFGGHQDIVLYLITKAKYSAGAR, encoded by the coding sequence ATGAGCCAGAGCGAGGTGTCGCCGtgcgcggcgccgccgcccaGCCAGCGCGTCTTCCAGGAGGCGGTGCGGCGGGGCAACACCAAGGAGCTGCAGTCCCTGCTGCAGAACATGACGAACTGCGAGTTCAACGTCAACTCCTTCGGGCCCGAGGGGCAGACGGCGCTGCACCAGTCCGTCATCGACGGCAACCTGGAGCTGGTCAAGCTCCTGGTCAAGTTCGGCGCCGACATCCGCCTGGCCAACCGGGACGGCTGGAGCGCCCTGCACATCGCCGCCTTCGGGGGCCACCAGGACATCGTCCTCTACCTGATCACCAAGGCCAAATACTCCGCCGGAGCCCGGTGA